The Geoalkalibacter sp. nucleotide sequence TCTGCCTGACGCTCGCCCTTCTCCCGGGACGCTCGGTCCTTGCCGACCCGGTTCGGCCTTTTTTTACCCGAAACCTGCAGCCGGTCATCCAGATTTTCGGCCTGCCTCCGGCCGATGACGGCCTGCTTGCCGCGCCGGGAACCAGCCACGCCCGCCTGACGGCGGAAGCCGCCAATCACTTTGCCATCAGCCGCAAGGGCGCAGAAAGCGTTGAGTTCGACGGCGAGACCTATCGTTTTACCCTGGCTCTGCGCGCAGCCTTGGGCCGCGACTGGGAGCTGGGCATCGACCTCCCCCTGGTGACTCAGGATGGCGGCATTCTTGATGGCTTCATCGAAAACTGGCATGACGCGTTCGGCATGAGTCAAGGGGGTCGCAATCGCCGCGAGCGCGATCGTTTGTTCTATTTTTACCAGAAGGTTGGAGAAACAAAACTCGACGTTGATCACGGAAGCACTGGCCTGGGCGACATCTCGGTGCTGCTTGCCCGCCGGATTTTCGCGGAACAGTTCGGCAGCGAGCGGCATCTGGCCCTGCGCGGCGGCATCAAGCTGCCCACGGGCAATTCCGACCGCCTGCACGGCAGCGGCAGCACCGATGTCCACCTGCGACTGGCCGCAACGGATGCCCGGACCTTGCGCGGCATCGACACCACGCTGTTCGCATCGGGGGGTCTGTTGTGGCTGAGTCCCGGCGACATTTTATCCGACCAGCAGCGCCATTGGGTCTGGTTCGGCAATGCCGGCCTGGGTTGGAAGCCGCTGGGATGGATGGCCCTCAAGGCGCAGATCGACGGTCACTCGGCTTTTTTCGACGGCAGCGACCTGCGGGAAACCGGCAAACCTTCGGCCCAACTGATGGTCGGCGGCAGTCTCTACTTTCCGGGGGATTGGACGCTGGACCTGGGGATCGGTGAGGATATCATGGTCGCGACCGCTCCCGACGTGGTTTTTCATCTGGCCCTGGCGCGACGATTCTAGCAAGCCGACCTTGCGTTTGCCTGTATCACTGGAGCTGTGCTATAAATGCCCGAAAAACTTATTTCCTACAAACCCAGTCGTGATAGGCGTTCCCGCATCCCGACCTTGAACAAATCGACGGATGGCCCCTTGACCTCAGCTTTTCTTGCCCGGTGGGAAACCTTCCCTTCGCCATGACCCCTCAGGCCTTTTTCCATCGCTATTTTCCCGGCATCTACCTTGGCCTCATGGGGCTGCTGGGGATCACCGCCGGCTGGGTCGCCTCGATCCTGCTCGGTATCTGGCTGACGCCCCCCGTCGCGACCGGCGACGCGCGCCAGGAAACCCGTGTCGATGCGGTGCAAAAGCGCCCCCTGAGCGAGTTCGAGGTCATTCTCTCCCGCAATATTTTCGACTCGACCGGCAAGCTCATCATCGCCCTGGACGAGGTTCCGGCCGGCGCCGGTCAACCCGTCGAGGCGATCGAGGAGACCCCCGTGCGCGCGGCGCGCGCCAATCTGGTGCTGATCGGCACGGTGGTGGCCGGCGAGGATTCCCTGGCGCTGATTCAGGAAGGGCGAACCACCGGCATTTATCGTCTCGGGCAAGAGGTGACGGGCGGCGGCAAGATCGAGGCCATCGAGCGCAACTTCGTCGTTCTGTTGCACCGCGACGGCAGTCGGGAAAATCTCGTCATCCCCACCGAATCGCCCACTCCGGCCCGTGCCGCGGCGACCGCGGCCCCTGCCGCCGCGGCTGGGGCGGGCGCGGCGCCGGCCTATAACATCCAGCAGGTCGGCGAAAACAAATGGCAGATTCCCCGCCAGACCGCCGAGGAAGCCCGCGGCAATCTCAATGAGCTGCTGCGCCAGGCGCGCATGGAGCCGCGTATCGTCGCCGGACAGACCGAAGGTTTCATCGTGCGCATGATCCGCCCCAATTCGTTTCTCGACATGCTCGGCATTCGCCGCGGCGACGTGCTCATGGAAATCAACAACATTCAGCTCAACAGCCCCGAGCGGGCCCTGCAGATTTTCCAGCAGTTGCGCGAGGCCCGCAACATCGCGGTGAGTCTGGTGCGGGATGGTCAGCCCATGACCTTTGAATACGAGATCAATTGATCATCAAAAACCCAAGGGGACGCGGATTTTCAGGATGAACGCGGATTTCGCGTATGTCCCTCCGAGATTCTGATTTTCGCGCCCTCATCCGCGTTCCGATGTTTTGGCGCTCAACATCTCCTTTGCAGGAGGCTTTGCCTTGAAGATCCGACTTTTTACGCTCCTCTGCGTTCTGACCTGGTGTCTCGCGGCCGTTCCCGCTCCGGTTTTTTCCCAGGCCGCATCCGCCGGCAACGAGGGAATCGCCATCGATTTCAAGGACATCGACCTGCCGGATCTGATCCAGACCATGAGCGAGTTGACCGGGCGCAATTACATCTACGACGAGACGGTGCGCGGCAAGGTTACGATCATCTCGCCGCGCCGCATGAGCCTTGATGAAGCCTATCGGGTATTCCTCACGGTCCTCAATGTCAAGGGCTATACCGTGGTTCCGAGCGGCTCGGTCTACAGGGTCGTGGCCATCCAGAACGCCAAGGAAAGCACACTGCCGACCATCCTCCCCGACCGCTGGCGCGATCCGAGCGATCAGTTCGTCACCCAGCTGGTGCCTCTGCAAAACATCGATGCCACGGAAGTGGCCACCAGCGTGCTGGCGCCCCTGATGCCCAAGACGAGCAACGTCATTCCTTATGCGCCCAGCAACACCCTGATCATCAGCGACACGGCGGCCAACATCGACCGGCTGCTTAAAATCATCAACCAGCTCGATGTGCCCGGCACCGCCGACACCCTTGAAGTCATCTCCCTGGAGTACGCCAACGCCGAAGAGGTGGCCGCCCTGGTGACGCAGTTCATCGCCCAGCGGGTCACCACCCAGCCTCGTCGGCGCACGGCGGCGGCCGCTGCTGCGGCTGCGGCGGCGGGCGCCAGCGATGGCAGCAAGGTCATCCCCTTTAAACCGACCAACGTGCTGGTGGTCATGGCCGGCAAGGAGGATCTGGAAACCATCCGCCACCTGGTCCGACGCCTGGACCAGAAACCCAGCCAGGTGCGCTCGGGAATTCAGGTGTATTATCTGGAAAACGCCGACGCCGAAACCCTGGCCAAGACTCTCAACGAAATTCTCACCGGGATCAAGTCCCAGGCCAGAACCGCGCCAACCGCCCGCGTCGCCCAGCCCGGTCAGCCGATCGGAGAGCCGACTCTGCAGGCGGTGAGCATCACCGCCGACAAACCGACCAATTCGCTGATCATCAACAGCACCCCGGAAGAATTCGACACCATCCGCGACATCATCGCCCAGCTCGATATCAAGCGGAAACAGGTGTATGTCGAGGCGCTGATCCTTGAACTGTCCATGGATGCCACCCAGCGCCTCGGAGCGTCTCTGCAAGGCGCGGTGTCCACGGGCTCGGACAGTGTCATTTTCGGCACCAGCCATCTCAACACCGGCCCGGCCGGACTCGGCGATCTCTCGGCCGTCGGCAACACCGGCGTGCCCAATCTGCTGACCCGCACCATCGACGGCATCCTGCTCGGCGGAATTTTCAGCCCCATCACCGTCAAGGGCCCCGACGGCAACGACATCAGCGTGCCGGCGCTCTCCGCGCTCATCGACCTCTCCAAGACCGACACGGACATCAACATTCTCTCCGCGCCGCGCCTGCTCACTTCCGACAACGAGGAGGCGGAAATCATCGTCGGGCGCAACGTGCCCATCATCACCTCGCGGCTGACCGATACCGGCGCCAGCACCGGGCTGGCCCAAAGCGTTTCGGTGGAGCGTCGCGACGTCGCCCTGACCCTGCGCTTCACGCCCCAGATCACCGAAGGCAACCTGGTGCGACTCAATGTCTTTCAGGAATCCACGGACATCGCCCAGCAGAGCGTCGGCGACGTCAACCAGGTGGGACCGACCTTCACCAAGCGTCAGCTGCGCAACACTGTACTTGCCGAAAACGGCCGCACCATCGTGCTCGGTGGGCTGATTGATTCCAACGTGCAGGAACGCATCTCCAAAGTGCCGCTGCTCGGCGACATTCCGGTGCTCGGCTGGCTCTTCAAGCGCAAAAGCACCACGGAAACCAAAACCAATCTGCTCGTGTTCATCACGCCGCACATCGTGCAAAGCGCCAATGATCTTGCGGCTCTGACCTCCAAAGCGAAAACAGATATGGACCGCTTTCAGGCCGATGATCGCAGCCTGCGGGAAAACCAGGCACGGATGGCTCAGGAGAATCTGAACATCCAGCCGCCTGCGCCGCCCGAGGCCCTTCCTCTCGTGCACCCCGAGCCCCTTGGAAACTAGCGATCATGACCCGCTGGAAACGCATTGGCGAGATTTTGCGGGAGGACGCCGGGTTGACTGAAGCCGTTCTTCAGGACGCCCTGGCGGCTCAGGTATCCGGCGGTCCGCGCCTGGGCGAAATTCTCCTCGACAAAAAAGCGATCACGCCCGAGCAACTGGGACGCGCCCTGGCCCGCCAGCAAAATCTGCCCTTTTTCGACCGCATCTCCATGCAGGGTCTCGATGATGACCTGCTGAACCTGATCCCCATCGGTTTTGCCAAGGAGTACCGCATTTTCCCCGTGCAGCGGGACGAAAACGGCATCGTCCTGGCCATGGCCGACCCCCTCGACAGCCGCCCCCTCAACGATCTGGTTTCCCTGACCGGCGCCTATGTCGAGGCGGCCGTCGCCACGCCGCAGGAGATTCTGCGCGCCATCAACCAGGCCTACGAATCCCGCGCCGGCGAGACCCGGGAAATCATCGGAGACATGGGAAGCGACGCCGACGCCGGACTCGCGCAAAACCTCGAACCGGCCGATCTGCTCGACACCTCCGATGAAGCGCCGATCATTCGTTTTGTCAACAGCCTGGTCACCCAGGCGTACCGTGAGCGCGCCAGCGATATCCACATCGAGCCTTTTGAAACCGAACTGGTCGTGCGTTATCGCATTGACGGCATTCTTTACGAGGTCGTCAAGCCGCCCATCAAGGCGCATGCCGGCATCGCCTCGCGCATCAAGATCATGTCCAACCTCAATATCGCCGAAAAGCGCCTGCCCCAGGACGGCCGCTTTCGCGTGCGCATCGCGGGCAAGGACGTGGACGTGCGCGTGTCCTGTCTGCCGACGGCCTTCGGCGAGCGCATCGTGCTGCGCCTGCTTGACAAAAGCTCCCAGGTGCTGACTCTCGAAGATGTGGGGCTGGAAAGCACGCTGCTCATGCAGATCCACCAGATGATCCACAAGACCCACGGCATCTTTCTGGTCACGGGTCCGACCGGCTCGGGCAAGACCACCACGCTCTACGCCGCGCTGACGCGGCTCAACAGCCGCGAAAAAAACATCATCACCGTCGAGGATCCCATCGAATACCAGTTGGCCGGGGTCGGACAGATCCAGGTCAACCCCAAGATCAACCTGACCTTCGCCAACGGCCTGCGTTCCATTCTGCGCCAGGATCCCGACATCATCATGGTCGGGGAGATCCGTGACGGCGAGACGGCGGAAATTGCCGTGCAGTCGGCCCTGACCGGTCACATGGTCTTTTCCACCCTGCACACCAACGATTCCGCCGGCGCCCTGACCCGCCTGGTGGAAATGGGCGTGGAGCCCTTTCTCGTCGCTTCTTCCGTGGTGGGCATTCTCGCTCAGCGTCTGGTGCGCACCATCTGTCCCCATTGCAAGGAGGCCTATCAGCCGACCGCCGAGGCGCTCCAGGAAATGGGCTTCGGCACCAGTCTTCCGGCAGGGGCCACCGCTTATCGCGGACGCGGCTGCGAGCAGTGCATGGACATCGGCTATCGCGGCCGCACCGGCATCTACGAACTGCTCACCATGGATGACGAGTTGCGCGACCTGGTGCTCAAGAAAAGCGACTCGGCGACCATCAAGAATGCCGCGATCCGCAAGGGCATGGTGGCGCTGCGCGAGGCCGGATTGGCCAAGGCCCTCCAGGGCCGAACCACGCTTGAGGAAGTGATGCGCGTGACGCAGGAGGACGTCTGAGGTGCCTCTTTTCGATTACGCCGGTTACAACGCCCAGGGCAAGAAAGTCAGCGGCGTCATTGAAGGCAGCGGGCGGCGCACGGTTCTGCAGCTGCTGAAAAACCAGGGGATCGTCGCCACGGAGATTGTCCAGCAGAGCGTGGCGCCCAAGGGTCGCCGCGGCTTGCCGGCATGGCTGACCCGGCGGCGTATTCCCGTCAACGACCTGGCGGCCGCCACCCGGCAGCTCGCCACCCTGCTCGGCGCCGGCATCGCATTGGACGAGGCCCTTGCGACCCTCGCCGGTCAGCAGGAAAAACCCGGTTTCGCCAAGGCCCTGACGCAAACCCGCGAAGACGTGGTGCAGGGGCAGGCGCTGCATCAGGGTCTGGCCCGCCATGCCCACATCTTTTCCGAGCTTTACGTGAATATGGTGCAGGTAGGCGAGAGCAGCGGCACTCTCGACCAGGTTCTGCACCGGCTGGCCGATTTTCTGGAGGAGCAGGCCCGACTGCGCTCGCGAATTCAGGCCGCCATGGCCTATCCGGTGTTGATGGCGCTGATCGGCACCGGGGTTTTGTTCTTTCTCATGGCCTTCGTCGTGCCCAAGGTCACGCGCATGCTCGAAGACATGGACCGTGCCCTGCCCCTGCCCACCCAGTTGCTCATCAGCACCAGCGATTTTCTCTCCAACTGGTGGTGGCTGCTGTTGCTGCTGATGGCGGGCGCGTTGCTGATTCTCGCCCAGTATCTCAAGACCGAAGCGGGCAAGATGGGCCTGGATCGGCTCAAGCTGAACCTGCCCATGTTCGGCAAGCTCAACCTGCTGCTGGCGACGGCGCGCTTCACCCGCACCCTCGGCACCCTGCTGCGCAGCGGCGTGCCGCTTCTGGCGGCGCTGCAGATCGTGCAGAACCTCATGGGCAACCGGGTACTCAAGCAGGTTCTGGAAGACACCATCAGCGCCGTGCGCGAGGGTGAAAGTCTCGCCCAGCCCCTGCTCCGATCGGGTATCTTCCCGAAAATGGTGTCGCAGATGGCCGCGGTCGGGGAAAAAAGCGGCGAGTTGGAGGAAATGCTCTTCAAGGTGGCCGATGCCTACGAGCATCAGGTCGATTCAACCATCAATGCCTTGCTCTCCCTGTTGGAACCGGTGATGATTCTGCTGATGGGCACGGTGGTCGGTTTCATCGTCCTGGCCATTTTGCTGCCGATTTTCGAGGCCAGCCAGGGGATTGGATGAAGACGCTCGTTGGTTGTCGGTCGTTGGTTGTCGGAAAAAAACAAAACGTCATCGCGGAAAGTTTAGAGGGAAACATGACAAAATACCTAAAGCACTCTCAGCGTGGTTTTACCCTCATCGAGATCATGGTGGTGGTCATCATTCTGGGCATCCTGGCGGGAATCGT carries:
- the gspC gene encoding type II secretion system protein GspC; its protein translation is MTPQAFFHRYFPGIYLGLMGLLGITAGWVASILLGIWLTPPVATGDARQETRVDAVQKRPLSEFEVILSRNIFDSTGKLIIALDEVPAGAGQPVEAIEETPVRAARANLVLIGTVVAGEDSLALIQEGRTTGIYRLGQEVTGGGKIEAIERNFVVLLHRDGSRENLVIPTESPTPARAAATAAPAAAAGAGAAPAYNIQQVGENKWQIPRQTAEEARGNLNELLRQARMEPRIVAGQTEGFIVRMIRPNSFLDMLGIRRGDVLMEINNIQLNSPERALQIFQQLREARNIAVSLVRDGQPMTFEYEIN
- the gspD gene encoding type II secretion system secretin GspD, with product MKIRLFTLLCVLTWCLAAVPAPVFSQAASAGNEGIAIDFKDIDLPDLIQTMSELTGRNYIYDETVRGKVTIISPRRMSLDEAYRVFLTVLNVKGYTVVPSGSVYRVVAIQNAKESTLPTILPDRWRDPSDQFVTQLVPLQNIDATEVATSVLAPLMPKTSNVIPYAPSNTLIISDTAANIDRLLKIINQLDVPGTADTLEVISLEYANAEEVAALVTQFIAQRVTTQPRRRTAAAAAAAAAAGASDGSKVIPFKPTNVLVVMAGKEDLETIRHLVRRLDQKPSQVRSGIQVYYLENADAETLAKTLNEILTGIKSQARTAPTARVAQPGQPIGEPTLQAVSITADKPTNSLIINSTPEEFDTIRDIIAQLDIKRKQVYVEALILELSMDATQRLGASLQGAVSTGSDSVIFGTSHLNTGPAGLGDLSAVGNTGVPNLLTRTIDGILLGGIFSPITVKGPDGNDISVPALSALIDLSKTDTDINILSAPRLLTSDNEEAEIIVGRNVPIITSRLTDTGASTGLAQSVSVERRDVALTLRFTPQITEGNLVRLNVFQESTDIAQQSVGDVNQVGPTFTKRQLRNTVLAENGRTIVLGGLIDSNVQERISKVPLLGDIPVLGWLFKRKSTTETKTNLLVFITPHIVQSANDLAALTSKAKTDMDRFQADDRSLRENQARMAQENLNIQPPAPPEALPLVHPEPLGN
- the gspE gene encoding type II secretion system ATPase GspE; translated protein: MTRWKRIGEILREDAGLTEAVLQDALAAQVSGGPRLGEILLDKKAITPEQLGRALARQQNLPFFDRISMQGLDDDLLNLIPIGFAKEYRIFPVQRDENGIVLAMADPLDSRPLNDLVSLTGAYVEAAVATPQEILRAINQAYESRAGETREIIGDMGSDADAGLAQNLEPADLLDTSDEAPIIRFVNSLVTQAYRERASDIHIEPFETELVVRYRIDGILYEVVKPPIKAHAGIASRIKIMSNLNIAEKRLPQDGRFRVRIAGKDVDVRVSCLPTAFGERIVLRLLDKSSQVLTLEDVGLESTLLMQIHQMIHKTHGIFLVTGPTGSGKTTTLYAALTRLNSREKNIITVEDPIEYQLAGVGQIQVNPKINLTFANGLRSILRQDPDIIMVGEIRDGETAEIAVQSALTGHMVFSTLHTNDSAGALTRLVEMGVEPFLVASSVVGILAQRLVRTICPHCKEAYQPTAEALQEMGFGTSLPAGATAYRGRGCEQCMDIGYRGRTGIYELLTMDDELRDLVLKKSDSATIKNAAIRKGMVALREAGLAKALQGRTTLEEVMRVTQEDV
- a CDS encoding DUF3187 family protein yields the protein MHRFAGILLFFCLTLALLPGRSVLADPVRPFFTRNLQPVIQIFGLPPADDGLLAAPGTSHARLTAEAANHFAISRKGAESVEFDGETYRFTLALRAALGRDWELGIDLPLVTQDGGILDGFIENWHDAFGMSQGGRNRRERDRLFYFYQKVGETKLDVDHGSTGLGDISVLLARRIFAEQFGSERHLALRGGIKLPTGNSDRLHGSGSTDVHLRLAATDARTLRGIDTTLFASGGLLWLSPGDILSDQQRHWVWFGNAGLGWKPLGWMALKAQIDGHSAFFDGSDLRETGKPSAQLMVGGSLYFPGDWTLDLGIGEDIMVATAPDVVFHLALARRF
- the gspF gene encoding type II secretion system inner membrane protein GspF, whose protein sequence is MPLFDYAGYNAQGKKVSGVIEGSGRRTVLQLLKNQGIVATEIVQQSVAPKGRRGLPAWLTRRRIPVNDLAAATRQLATLLGAGIALDEALATLAGQQEKPGFAKALTQTREDVVQGQALHQGLARHAHIFSELYVNMVQVGESSGTLDQVLHRLADFLEEQARLRSRIQAAMAYPVLMALIGTGVLFFLMAFVVPKVTRMLEDMDRALPLPTQLLISTSDFLSNWWWLLLLLMAGALLILAQYLKTEAGKMGLDRLKLNLPMFGKLNLLLATARFTRTLGTLLRSGVPLLAALQIVQNLMGNRVLKQVLEDTISAVREGESLAQPLLRSGIFPKMVSQMAAVGEKSGELEEMLFKVADAYEHQVDSTINALLSLLEPVMILLMGTVVGFIVLAILLPIFEASQGIG